From Manduca sexta isolate Smith_Timp_Sample1 chromosome 21, JHU_Msex_v1.0, whole genome shotgun sequence, the proteins below share one genomic window:
- the LOC115447448 gene encoding vacuolar protein sorting-associated protein 16 homolog has translation MSVLLTADWFQLDSYYRKFDLYMMNWKMDEGLGNMIVCGAPYGGPMAVMRDKKQFVQIKTTTKPVITIYNCAGNIISKILWNSGVLVHMGWSDSEQLLCIQESGDVLIYDMFGAYQKTFNLGQEVRDTKVYKAQVFQNSHGIGIAVITTTNRMFMLNNVSVPKVRSLPDIPKPNEPISSWCAMDSGFLVCRDKEIYKCQLGESRAVLLRPDIRNAYTQILSIVASQNGKHIALFTDSGCLWIGSSDLKTKYSEIDTGHIKQPKELLWCGSQAIVVHWDDLLCMYGTKGNSVSYPYDGPFHLIQEMDCVRVVSEMTHELIQKVPFVVEKIFRINSTAPGSYLVEASRQFQKRSHRADEYIRLVKPDLAIAVQDCIEAAAFEFNTEVQKMLIRAAQFGKCFLVDQELTELYVKTCRSLRVLNAIRDPKVAIPLTSVQMSTLRELVVVDRLVWRRLHCLAAHAAAALQLRDGRTGLATRYCAYWMSVEVPQRWCRMSTLRELVVVDRLVWRRLHCLAAHAAAALQLRDGRTRVLSHWACYKVSQTHVDNESAAREIGEKLRNVPGISYTTIAMKAAEKGRKALAIKILEYETHSKLQVPLLLSLGEGHTALLKATMSGDTDLVYYVLLQLKEKMSKNEFEMAIRGFPLAHALYIKYCAIHNREALRQVYVQEDNFHGQVATHIRDAIDETNPGSIEASLISARECYKKGKNDFGAAICEDARKLCKQQSSLQETYGTSFVGLSLHDSVKKLLDQGEVKLADKLRSEYKMPDRRYWWLRILTLAEKGDWQELDRFSKAKKSPVGYEPFVDACLQYNEHDEALKYLPRCKDEIKVKYYVKAGFYEKAAEVAFEQKDEGALLYVQNKCPLQDSVTRSKISALLELLVTKK, from the exons atgtCGGTGCTTTTAACTGCAGATTGGTTCCAGTTGGACTCCTATTATAG gaagTTTGACCTATACATGATGAACTGGAAAATGGACGAAGGCCTTGGCAATATGATTGTATGTGGAGCTCCTTATGGCGGTCCAATGGCTGTGATGAGAGACAAGAAACAGTTTGTGCAAATCAAGACTACCACCAAGCCTGTTATCACTATATACAATTGTGCTGGCAATATTATATCCAAAATATTG TGGAACAGCGGTGTATTGGTACATATGGGCTGGTCAGATTCCGAACAGCTTCTATGCATTCAAGAGAGTGGTGATGTCCTCATTTACGACATGTTTGGAGCGTACCAGAAAACATTCAACTTGGGCCAAGAAGTTAGAGacacaaag GTATACAAAGCACAAGTATTCCAGAACTCACATGGCATCGGTATAGCAGTGATCACCACTACAAACAGGATGTTCATGTTGAACAATGTCTCCGTACCAAAAGTTAGATCACTACCCGATATTCCAA AGCCTAACGAACCTATATCGAGTTGGTGCGCAATGGATTCTGGTTTCCTCGTATGCAGAGACAAGGAAATTTACAAATGCCAGCTTGGTGAATCCAGAGCTGTGCTTTTG CGTCCAGACATACGAAACGCTTACACTCAAATACTGTCAATAGTGGCTTCACAGAACGGTAAACATATAGCCCTATTCACTGACTCTGGTTGTCTATGGATCGGGTCGTCAGATCTGAAAACGAAATATTCGGAAATAGACACGGGACATATAAAACAACCTAAAGAACTGTTGTG GTGCGGTTCCCAAGCCATTGTAGTACATTGGGATGATTTACTATGCATGTACGGAACCAAAGGCAACTCTGTATCTTACCCCTACGACGGTCCATTCCACCTCATACAAGAGATGGATTGCGTTCGAGTCGTGTCCGAAATGACCCACGAACTGATACAGAAAGTCCCGTTTGTcgtcgaaaaaatatttaggatCAATAGTACTGCCCCTGGATCATATTTGGTTGAAGCTTCTAGGCAGTTTCAG AAACGAAGCCACAGAGCGGACGAGTACATTAGGCTAGTGAAGCCCGACCTAGCCATCGCCGTGCAGGACTGTATAGAGGCGGCGGCGTTTGAGTTCAACACCGAGGTACAGAAAATGCTCATAAGGGCGGCGCAGTTCGGGAAGTGTTTCCTCGTGGACCAGGAGTTGACGGAGCTGTACGTGAAGACCTGCAGGTCGCTGCGGGTGCTCAACGCCATCAGGGACCCTAAAGTGGCGATACCACTTACGTCGGTCCA GATGAGCACTCTGCGCGAGCTCGTGGTGGTGGACCGGCTGGTGTGGCGCCGCCTGCACTGCCtggccgcgcacgccgccgccgcgctgcagcTGCGCGACGGGCGCACTGGGCTTGCTACAAGGTACTGTGCCTACTGGATGTCGGTAGAGGTTCCTCAGCGGTGGTGCAGGATGAGCACTCTGCGCGAGCTCGTGGTGGTGGACCGGCTGGTGTGGCGCCGCCTGCACTGCCtggccgcgcacgccgccgccgcgctgcagcTGCGCGACGGGCGCACGCGCGTGCTCTCGCACTGGGCTTGCTACAAG GTATCTCAAACGCACGTGGACAACGAGAGTGCCGCTCGCGAGATAGGCGAGAAACTTCGCAACGTGCCGGGCATTTCGTACACAACCATAGCCATGAAAGCGGCCGAGAAGGGAAGGAAGGCGCTTGCTATTAAG ATTCTAGAATACGAAACACATAGTAAGCTGCAAGTGCCGTTGCTACTGTCCCTTGGGGAGGGACACACGGCGCTCCTCAAGGCAACCATGAGCGGAGACACCGACCTCGTGTACTACGTGCTACTCCAACTCAAGGAGAAAATGAGCAAGAATGAATTTGAA ATGGCGATCCGCGGCTTCCCCCTCGCCCACGCGCTGTACATAAAGTACTGCGCCATCCACAACCGCGAGGCGCTGCGCCAGGTGTACGTACAAGAGGACAACTTCCACGGACAAGTCGCGACACACATCCGCGACGCCATCGACGAGACCAACCCGGGCAGCATCGAGGCGTCGCTCATATCCGCCAGGGAGTGTTATAAGAAGGGCAAGAATGATTTTG GTGCAGCGATATGCGAGGACGCTAGGAAGCTTTGCAAACAACAGTCGAGTCTACAAGAGACGTACGGAACGAGCTTCGTCGGTCTCTCGCTCCACGACTCCGTGAAGAAACTCCTCGACCAGGGCGAAGTGAAGTTAGCTGATAAACTCCGTTCAGAATACAAGATGCCTGATAGAAg gtACTGGTGGCTTAGAATCCTAACGCTGGCAGAGAAAGGTGACTGGCAGGAACTGGATCGATTCTCAAAGGCCAAGAAATCTCCCGTCGGGTACGAGCCGTTCGTAGACGCGTGCCTCCAGTACAACGAGCATGATGAAGCATTGAAATATTTACCGCGATGCAAGGACGAGATTAAAGTCAAGTACTACGTCAAAGCTGG ATTCTATGAGAAAGCCGCCGAAGTCGCCTTCGAGCAGAAAGACGAAGGCGCCCTGCTATACGTTCAAAACAAATGTCCACTACAAGACTCGGTGACACGCTCTAAAATATCAGCTCTTTTGGAACTATTAGTTACTAAAAAGTGA
- the LOC115447481 gene encoding juxtaposed with another zinc finger protein 1 isoform X1 — translation MAVFMINICKFNGCGITFPRLSDLIEHIEDVHIDYDPAVVEQKEASQPACIPLSYVLKFFTEASRRELQSAPVADVRRRLLSAPKTPSVRSNTPTGSEMDEDELMSPSEDSNDSWTTVEEYSSEFILRYGVKMNASASTGALGPAAQEKPFACPVPGCKKRYKNVNGIKYHSKNGHKKDGKVKKAYKCQCGKSYKTAQGLKSHSISQHIASSQPSTSSVPAPSTESVRVHAPKMTGLVVTASPATRPLNVIEGLDGNKLVRIYDTIKTKEMPSFTIPKHNLTSLNIISASQAQLRHGLLTPSSTPECSPVDKKFERSPKVTVQNAQSYHLAPPYSGGTN, via the exons ATGGCCGTCTTTATGATAAACATCTGTAAATTTAATGGCTGTGGCATAACATTTCCTAGACTATCGGATTTGATTGAACACATCGAGGATGTtcatatag ATTACGATCCCGCCGTTGTAGAACAAAAAGAAGCTTCTCAGCCGGCATGTATTCCGCTAAgttatgttttaaagtttttcacgGAAGCATCAAGGCGCGAACTTCAAAGTGCCCCAGTGGCCGATGTTCGACGGCGTCTTTTATCGGCACCTAAGACACCTTCAGTGCGAAGCAATACTCCTacag GTAGCGAGATGGATGAAGACGAACTGATGAGTCCATCGGAGGACAGCAATGACTCTTGGACCACCGTTGAGGAGTACAGTTCAGAGTTTATACTACGGTATGGCGTCAA GATGAACGCCAGTGCCTCCACGGGCGCCCTAGGCCCGGCCGCTCAAGAGAAGCCGTTCGCCTGCCCAGTCCCGGGTTGCAAGAAGAGATACAAGAATGTCAACGGCATTAAATACCATTCTAAGAACGGGCACAAGAAAGATGGCAA ggtAAAAAAGGCATACAAATGCCAATGCGGCAAAAGTTACAAAACGGCACAAGGGCTTAAGAGCCACTCCATATCTCAGCACATTGCCAGCAGCCAGCCATCCACCTCGAGTGTACCCGCGCCTTCGACAGAGTCAGTGCGGGTCCACGCTCCGAAGATGACGGGGCTCGTGGTGACCGCCTCGCCTGCCACTCGGCCGCTCAACGTCATCGAAGGCCTCGACGGTAACAAGTTAGTCCGCATATACGACACTATTAAAACAAAGGAGATGCCCTCGTTCACCATACCGAAGCACAACCTCACTAGTCTGAACATAATCAGCGCGAGTCAGGCGCAGTTGCGCCACGGGCTGCTGACGCCGAGCTCCACGCCGGAGTGCAGCCCCGTGGACAAGAAGTTCGAGCGCTCGCCCAAGGTCACCGTGCAGAACGCGCAGTCCTACCACCTCGCGCCGCCCTACTCCGGCGGAACCAACTGA
- the LOC115447481 gene encoding juxtaposed with another zinc finger protein 1 isoform X2 encodes MAVFMINICKFNGCGITFPRLSDLIEHIEDVHIDYDPAVVEQKEASQPACIPLSYVLKFFTEASRRELQSAPVADVRRRLLSAPKTPSVRSNTPTGSEMDEDELMSPSEDSNDSWTTVEEYSSEFILRMNASASTGALGPAAQEKPFACPVPGCKKRYKNVNGIKYHSKNGHKKDGKVKKAYKCQCGKSYKTAQGLKSHSISQHIASSQPSTSSVPAPSTESVRVHAPKMTGLVVTASPATRPLNVIEGLDGNKLVRIYDTIKTKEMPSFTIPKHNLTSLNIISASQAQLRHGLLTPSSTPECSPVDKKFERSPKVTVQNAQSYHLAPPYSGGTN; translated from the exons ATGGCCGTCTTTATGATAAACATCTGTAAATTTAATGGCTGTGGCATAACATTTCCTAGACTATCGGATTTGATTGAACACATCGAGGATGTtcatatag ATTACGATCCCGCCGTTGTAGAACAAAAAGAAGCTTCTCAGCCGGCATGTATTCCGCTAAgttatgttttaaagtttttcacgGAAGCATCAAGGCGCGAACTTCAAAGTGCCCCAGTGGCCGATGTTCGACGGCGTCTTTTATCGGCACCTAAGACACCTTCAGTGCGAAGCAATACTCCTacag GTAGCGAGATGGATGAAGACGAACTGATGAGTCCATCGGAGGACAGCAATGACTCTTGGACCACCGTTGAGGAGTACAGTTCAGAGTTTATACTACG GATGAACGCCAGTGCCTCCACGGGCGCCCTAGGCCCGGCCGCTCAAGAGAAGCCGTTCGCCTGCCCAGTCCCGGGTTGCAAGAAGAGATACAAGAATGTCAACGGCATTAAATACCATTCTAAGAACGGGCACAAGAAAGATGGCAA ggtAAAAAAGGCATACAAATGCCAATGCGGCAAAAGTTACAAAACGGCACAAGGGCTTAAGAGCCACTCCATATCTCAGCACATTGCCAGCAGCCAGCCATCCACCTCGAGTGTACCCGCGCCTTCGACAGAGTCAGTGCGGGTCCACGCTCCGAAGATGACGGGGCTCGTGGTGACCGCCTCGCCTGCCACTCGGCCGCTCAACGTCATCGAAGGCCTCGACGGTAACAAGTTAGTCCGCATATACGACACTATTAAAACAAAGGAGATGCCCTCGTTCACCATACCGAAGCACAACCTCACTAGTCTGAACATAATCAGCGCGAGTCAGGCGCAGTTGCGCCACGGGCTGCTGACGCCGAGCTCCACGCCGGAGTGCAGCCCCGTGGACAAGAAGTTCGAGCGCTCGCCCAAGGTCACCGTGCAGAACGCGCAGTCCTACCACCTCGCGCCGCCCTACTCCGGCGGAACCAACTGA
- the LOC115447084 gene encoding ATP synthase lipid-binding protein, mitochondrial, with translation MLSAARLIAPAARSAIFSNAAVVRPLAAVSTQTQLVPAAPAQLSAVRSFQTTSVTKDIDSAAKFIGAGAATVGVAGSGAGIGTVFGSLIIGYARNPSLKQQLFSYAILGFALSEAMGLFCLMMAFLLLFAF, from the exons ATGCTGTCCGCCGCCAGATTGATCGCCCCTGCAGCCAGGTCTGCC ATCTTCAGCAACGCAGCTGTGGTGCGACCACTCGCTGCAGTCTCCACACAAACACAGCTGGTGCCCGCCGCCCCCGCCCAGCTGTCGGCGGTGCGCTCCTTCCAGACCACATCGGTCACCAAGGACATTGACTCGGCTGCCAAATTCATTGGTGCTGGTGCTGCGACAGTGGGTGTAGCTGGCTCTG GTGCTGGTATTGGAACAGTGTTCGGTTCCCTCATCATTGGTTACGCCAGGAACCCCTCCCTGAAGCAGCAGCTGTTCTCATATGCCATCTTGGGTTTCGCCTTGTCTGAGGCTATGGGTCTCTTCTGTCTTATGATGGCGTTCCTGTTGCTGTTTGCTTTCTaa